A genome region from Sceloporus undulatus isolate JIND9_A2432 ecotype Alabama chromosome 1, SceUnd_v1.1, whole genome shotgun sequence includes the following:
- the MOB2 gene encoding MOB kinase activator 2 isoform X2, translated as MKLKRNGSYTLNRKSKGKPNGKKPAPEEKKLYLEPEYTKSRITDFEFKELVMLPREIDLNEWLASNTTTFFHHINLQYSTISEFCTGESCQTMAVCNTQYYWYDERGKKIKCTAPQYVDFVMSSVQKLVTDEDVFPTKYGKEFPNSFESLVKKICKYLFHVLAHIYSSHFKETLALELHGHLNTLYIHFILFIREFNLVDPKETTIMDDLTEVLCSSSGSSSSSNGSGNGSSGSGSSSGGSSSAGAQNHVKER; from the exons GAAATCCAAGGGAAAACCAAATGGTAAAAAGCCTGCACCAGAAGAAAAGAAACTCTACTTAGAGCCAGAATATACAAAGTCCAGGATCACTGACTTTGAATTCAAAGAATTAGTCATGTTACCACGTGAAATAGATCTTAATGAATGGCTAGCTAGCAACA caACAACATTTTTCCATCATATCAATTTACAGTATAGTACAATCTCTGAATTTTGTACGGGAGAGTCATGTCAGACCATGGCAGTGTGCAATAC ACAATACTACTGGTATGATGAACGGGGAAAGAAGATCAAATGTACTGCCCCTCAGTATGTTGATTTTGTCATGAGCTCAGTGCAGAAGCTAGTGACAGATGAGGACGTCTTTCCTACAAAATATG GCAAGGAATTCCCCAACTCCTTTGAGTCTCTAGTGAAGAAAATTTGCAAGTACTTGTTCCATGTGCTGGCCCACATCTATTCATCACACTTCAAGGAAACATTGGCACTGGAGTTGCATGGACATTTGAACACACTCTACATACACTTCATCCTATTCATCAGGGAGTTCAACCTGGTGGACCCTAAAGAAACCACCATCATGGACGACCTCACAGAGGTCCTCTGTAGCAGcagtgggagcagcagcagcagtaatggaAGCGGCAATGGCAGCAGTGgtagtggcagcagcagcggGGGCAGCAGTAGCGCCGGAGCACAGAATCATGTGAAAGAGAGATGA
- the MOB2 gene encoding MOB kinase activator 2 isoform X3, which produces MDWLMGKSKGKPNGKKPAPEEKKLYLEPEYTKSRITDFEFKELVMLPREIDLNEWLASNTTTFFHHINLQYSTISEFCTGESCQTMAVCNTQYYWYDERGKKIKCTAPQYVDFVMSSVQKLVTDEDVFPTKYGKEFPNSFESLVKKICKYLFHVLAHIYSSHFKETLALELHGHLNTLYIHFILFIREFNLVDPKETTIMDDLTEVLCSSSGSSSSSNGSGNGSSGSGSSSGGSSSAGAQNHVKER; this is translated from the exons GAAATCCAAGGGAAAACCAAATGGTAAAAAGCCTGCACCAGAAGAAAAGAAACTCTACTTAGAGCCAGAATATACAAAGTCCAGGATCACTGACTTTGAATTCAAAGAATTAGTCATGTTACCACGTGAAATAGATCTTAATGAATGGCTAGCTAGCAACA caACAACATTTTTCCATCATATCAATTTACAGTATAGTACAATCTCTGAATTTTGTACGGGAGAGTCATGTCAGACCATGGCAGTGTGCAATAC ACAATACTACTGGTATGATGAACGGGGAAAGAAGATCAAATGTACTGCCCCTCAGTATGTTGATTTTGTCATGAGCTCAGTGCAGAAGCTAGTGACAGATGAGGACGTCTTTCCTACAAAATATG GCAAGGAATTCCCCAACTCCTTTGAGTCTCTAGTGAAGAAAATTTGCAAGTACTTGTTCCATGTGCTGGCCCACATCTATTCATCACACTTCAAGGAAACATTGGCACTGGAGTTGCATGGACATTTGAACACACTCTACATACACTTCATCCTATTCATCAGGGAGTTCAACCTGGTGGACCCTAAAGAAACCACCATCATGGACGACCTCACAGAGGTCCTCTGTAGCAGcagtgggagcagcagcagcagtaatggaAGCGGCAATGGCAGCAGTGgtagtggcagcagcagcggGGGCAGCAGTAGCGCCGGAGCACAGAATCATGTGAAAGAGAGATGA